The genomic window TCCAGGTAGATGATCGCGTGATACTCCGACCGGCGCTCGGGCGGACGGATCCGCAGGGCGGGCAGGCCTTCGGCCAGGAGCCGTTCTCGCAGGCGCGAGATCTGCGCCGCGTCGTCCAGCCGTACGGAGAAGCCGATGCCCTGGATACCTGGGTAGTCTCGCCGCAGGCCGGGCGCGTTGACGAACGTGCGCCACTGCTCGCGGGTGAAGGGACCGACCGTCGAGATGAAGCGCTCGCCGCTGCGCAGGGCCAGGATGTAGGCCTCCATTCGCTGCTTGATGGTGGCCGCGGCGTCCCGGACATGCCCCTCGAAGCGCGCTCGCTCCCGCCCGTGATCCAGGTTCCCGGCCAGGCCCCACGCCACGATCGCCAGCATGGCCGAGAGCGCCAGCACGGCCAGCGTGATCGGCAAGCTGCGCAGGTAGATGCCCGAGCGACCCATCACACACATCTTAGGGAAGATCGCCGGGGATCGTTTAGCGCGCTCAGAGGGACTTGAACCCCCGACCTTATGATTCGTAGTCTCATGGCCCCGGTACTTCTGCTGATTAGCAGTTGTTAATACAGCTAGACAAGGCGCCCGTAAATGGACTACTGTTTACTACGGTCTAACATGGGCAGCTAGCCCTCAGTGTTAGACCGGCGTTAGACCAGAAGAAATCAGCGCTCCACGAGCCGATTTCCGGCCGGTCTAACGCGGCATCCTGGAAGTGGCGTGGCGACCGTATCAGAGGGGTAGACATGGCAGAAGGTCGGCATTTTCGGTTCACAAAGGCCGCGATCGACAGGCTGGCGGCCGATCCAGGTGGGAAACGCCTGACTTACTGGGACTCCGAGGTCAAGGGGCTGGCCCTGCAAGTGACGCCGAAGGGCGCCAAGAGCTTCTACACCGTCCGGCGCGTGCGGGGTGGCGGGCCGGAGTGGGTCCGCATCGGCCCGTTCCCCGAGATCACCGTGGAGCAGGCCCGGCAGGCGGGGCGGGAAACGACCGCCAAGCTGGCCGCGGGGCGCAGCGTGGCGACCCAGCGGCGCGAGGAGCGAGCGGATTATACCTTCCTGGAGCTGTTCACCTGGTGGATCGACCTGCCGGGCAAGCAGGGACCCAAGAGCGCGGCCTACAAGCGCAATTGCCTTGCCCAGCTAGACAGCTACCTCAAGCCGATCGCCGGCCGGAAGGCCCGCACGCTCACCCGGCAAGAGATCCGGCACCTGCACGAGGCGATCGGTCGCAATCACGGACCGTATGCGGCAAACCGGACGCTCGCGACCGTCCGCAGCGTGATCAACAAGTCCATCGCGCATGAGCGGTTCAGCGGCGAGAACCCCGCAACGCGGATCGAGACCTTCCCCGAGGTGTCCCGCGAGCGCCGGCTCCTGCCGGGCGAGGTGGCACGGTTCCTGGAGGCCGTCGCCGCCGAGCCGAACGCCGACATAAGGGACTACGTGCTCCTGAGCCTGTTCACGGGCGCGCGCAAGAGCAACGTTCTGGCCATGCGGTGGGCTCAGATCGACCTGGACGGCGGGATCTGGCACCTGCCGACGACCAAGAACGGCAAGCCGCAGGTGATCCCGCTCGGCCCCGAGGAACTTGCGATACTACATACACGCCGACAGGGGGGCGGGGGGGATATTCTACCCCCCGCTCACAACCGCACACTTGCACAGAAACTGCCGAAACCGGGTAATGGCGCCAGCTCGGATGTGTGCATACCTTTCGGGCGCCCGCGCACAGTTGCACGGCATCCCGAGTGGGTGTTCCCCTCCGCCAGCGCAAGCGGCCACCTGGCCGAGCCCAAGAAAGGCTGGCGCCGGATCCTGGAGCGGGCGCAGATCACGGACCTGCACCTGCACGACCTGCGCCGGACGCTTGGGAGCTTCATGGCCGATGCCGGCGTGGCGACGGCGACCATCGGCAAGGCTCTGAACCACCTGAGCCCCGCCGCGACGGCGATTTACGCCAGGCTGTCGATCGACCCGATTCGCCAGGCCAAGGAGCAGGCTGTTGCGCTGATGCTGGGGGACCGGCGATGACAGAAGCGCCAAGGGAGCGCCCTCTCATGGCGGGCGAGATAGCCCGGTTCCACCAGTTTCAAGGGAGCGCCTGGATTTCCCCCGAGCAAGCGGCACATTTCGCCCTCGGGACTTCATTCTCCCACTGCTTGGACTGTCGGAAAGGGCGCCAGCACTCCCCAGGGATCGCAGAGTTGATCGACAGATTCAGAGCAGAAGCGGTAGCGGATGAGAGGCGAACGTTTCAGCCTGGCACCTATTCGGCCGAGGAGGTCATCGAGGCCCTACACGATTGG from Candidatus Tanganyikabacteria bacterium includes these protein-coding regions:
- a CDS encoding tyrosine-type recombinase/integrase; translated protein: MAEGRHFRFTKAAIDRLAADPGGKRLTYWDSEVKGLALQVTPKGAKSFYTVRRVRGGGPEWVRIGPFPEITVEQARQAGRETTAKLAAGRSVATQRREERADYTFLELFTWWIDLPGKQGPKSAAYKRNCLAQLDSYLKPIAGRKARTLTRQEIRHLHEAIGRNHGPYAANRTLATVRSVINKSIAHERFSGENPATRIETFPEVSRERRLLPGEVARFLEAVAAEPNADIRDYVLLSLFTGARKSNVLAMRWAQIDLDGGIWHLPTTKNGKPQVIPLGPEELAILHTRRQGGGGDILPPAHNRTLAQKLPKPGNGASSDVCIPFGRPRTVARHPEWVFPSASASGHLAEPKKGWRRILERAQITDLHLHDLRRTLGSFMADAGVATATIGKALNHLSPAATAIYARLSIDPIRQAKEQAVALMLGDRR